The DNA region GTTAGTCGGACAGTCGTCTACCGCGCGTTCCACGTTTGGCCTTAGATCCTCGCTGGGGTGGACCTGCAATAGGACGACCTTTGCATCTCGGTCATCTAGGTCGAACACCTCCGGCACGGAGAGGACGCAGTCGCTGCAACTTGTGCAGCGGTCGCGTTCGATGACTACCTTCATCACCATGCTCAGCTCTCCTCCCACTCAACGAGAAGTTTTTCCGGGCCTCTGAAGGATATGTTCGCAGAGAAGGTGAGGTGCTGGTCCTCGACCAGCCTCATATTCGGGAATCGTTGGGTGAGCATGCCGATCACGATACGCG from Arthrobacter pascens includes:
- a CDS encoding ferredoxin, coding for MVMKVVIERDRCTSCSDCVLSVPEVFDLDDRDAKVVLLQVHPSEDLRPNVERAVDDCPTNVIHLVEE